GGAGAGGGCCTTCCCTTCATAGAGAAGATAGTCTTCAAGCTCGAAAAGGAGGCTATCCCCAGGTGGAACAAGTTTCTCCAGGGATATTACGACAACTCCGGCATAAGCTCCGAGAGCTTCGACCAGGCCGTCTCCATAGGGAGCGGCGGAAGGCCCGAGCTTACCGATGACATGCGGGAAAGGGGCATGAGGCTCCTTACGTCAGTCCGTCCCTCCATCTATTATTCCGGGTTCAACATGCTCGACGACGTCGTGGGGGGCTACTCGCCCGAAAAGCAGAAACTCCGGCAAGCCATCTCCATAGTGCTCGATTATGACGAGTTCATCTCCATTTTCAATAACGGGAGGGGCATAGGCGCCATGTCCCCGCTCCCGCCGGGCATATTCGGATACAAGGAAGGCAAGGAAGGCATAAACCCGTACGTCTATGATTGGGACCACGCAAGGAAAAAGCCGGTGCGGAAATCCCTCGAAGAGGCGAAACGGCTCATGGCGGAGGCAGGCTACCCCGGCGGCAGGACCCCGGGCGGCAGGCCGCTCGTCATCACCTTCGACAACGCCTGGACAGGGGCCGACTCTACACCGCTCATAAACTGGTACATAAAGAAGTTCGCGCTCCTCGGCATACAACTCGAAAACAGGACTACCGACTACAACCGCTTCCAGGAGAAGATGTTCAGGGGCAACTTCCAGTTCTTCTCCTGGGGCTGGAACGCCGACTACCCGGACCCGGAGAACTTTTTCTTCCTCCTTGCGGGCCCGAACGGCAAGGTGAAATTCCAGGGCGAGAACACTGCCAACTACTCCCATCCGGAGTTCGACATGCTCTTTAAAACAATGGAGAACATGGAGAACGGTCCGGCCCGGCAGAAGGTCATAGACGGGATGAACGAGATACTGAGAAGGGACGCGCCCTGGGTATGGGGATACCACCCCGTTGCGTTCTCCCTTTTCCACGGCTGGGTAGAGAACGTCAAGCCCAACCCCATGTCGAACAACACGATGAAGTACATAAAATTAAACGCGGAGAAGAGGCAGGCGGCCAGGGACGAATGGAACAGGCCGGTCATATGGCCGGTGGCGGCGCTCATCGCCGTAATAATCATAGGGTCGCTCCCGGCCATAATAACCGTCCGGAGGAGGCGCGGCCTCGGCAGAAAGGCCTGAGCACGGCAAGATGCTATCGTACATCGTAAGAAGGATACTCTACGCCATCCCCATAATAATCGGCGTGAACGTGCTGACGGCGCTCCTATTCTTCTACGTCAACACGCCCGACGACATGGCCAGGAAGGTGCTCGGCGATAAAAACGTCACGCCTGCCGCTGTCGAGAACTGGAAAAGGGACCACGGCTATGACCTCCCGGCGTTCGTGAACACGGAGGAGCCGGGCATAAGGAAGGTAACGGAGACGGTCTTTTTCCAGAAGTCCGTGCCGCTACTCTGGT
This sequence is a window from Deltaproteobacteria bacterium. Protein-coding genes within it:
- a CDS encoding ABC transporter substrate-binding protein; this translates as MDGGAIGKNIPRALGALALALFLLIAGCTPNDPYRPSERGKNIFYTTFFEPPKHLDPGRAYSSDEYDIIGQIYEPPLEYHYLKRPYELQPLAVEEVPDPVYFGKDGHKLPDGAPAEAVHRAVYELKVRDGILYQDHPAFALDRDGKPLYQGVEENEIGGIKGVSDFPVKGTRELTADDFIYQIMRLADPQVESPVLSILEKYILGLEEYAKALRADLEEIRSERRAEAGFSYNQAADEKENPIILDYWKHPLPGVEKVDDHTFRIVLKTKYPQFVYWLAMPFFAPMPREAAEFYKQGALIDRNMTLNRFPVGTGPYMMETFNPNMEIVLVKNGNYRHDPFPAEGEEGDTEKGLLKYAGEGLPFIEKIVFKLEKEAIPRWNKFLQGYYDNSGISSESFDQAVSIGSGGRPELTDDMRERGMRLLTSVRPSIYYSGFNMLDDVVGGYSPEKQKLRQAISIVLDYDEFISIFNNGRGIGAMSPLPPGIFGYKEGKEGINPYVYDWDHARKKPVRKSLEEAKRLMAEAGYPGGRTPGGRPLVITFDNAWTGADSTPLINWYIKKFALLGIQLENRTTDYNRFQEKMFRGNFQFFSWGWNADYPDPENFFFLLAGPNGKVKFQGENTANYSHPEFDMLFKTMENMENGPARQKVIDGMNEILRRDAPWVWGYHPVAFSLFHGWVENVKPNPMSNNTMKYIKLNAEKRQAARDEWNRPVIWPVAALIAVIIIGSLPAIITVRRRRGLGRKA